From Excalfactoria chinensis isolate bCotChi1 chromosome 4, bCotChi1.hap2, whole genome shotgun sequence, one genomic window encodes:
- the TAPT1 gene encoding transmembrane anterior posterior transformation protein 1 homolog isoform X3: MDYDRREEHFHFLYRMECGVTGILPCSHRGLTESDRRLLQPAQVCDILKGVILVICYFMMHYVDYSMMYHLIRGQSVIKLYIIYNMLEVADRLFSSFGQDILDALYWTATEPKERKRAHIGVIPHFFMAVLYVFLHAILIMVQATTLNVAFNSHNKSLLTIMMSNNFVEIKGSVFKKFEKNNLFQMSNSDIKERFTNYVLLLIVCLRNMEQFSWNPDHLWVLFPDVCMVVASEIAVDIVKHAFITKFNDITADVYSEYRASLAFDLVSSRQKNAYTDYSDSVSRRMGFIPLPLAVLLMRVVTSSIKVQGVLAYVCVVLFYCGLISLKVLNSIVLLGKSCQYVKEAKMEEKLFNPVPSASAGKPAGKPQSMFKSTHGFSTDENGSASVTNQPVHQKDSPPSLLVTSNSDQFLTTPDGEEKDISQDSSELKHRSSKKDLLEIDRFTICGNRID, encoded by the exons ACCGAAGGGAAGAGCACTTTCACTTCCTTTATAGGATGGAATGTGGTGTCACAGGGATTCTTCCTTG CTCTCATCGGGGCCTAACAGAaag CGACAGACGTTTGCTGCAACCTGCTCAGGTGTGCGACATTCTCAAAGGAGTGATATTGGTCATCTGCTACTTCATGATGCACTATGTTGACTACTCTATGATGTATCATCTAATAAGGGGGCAGTCAGTCATAAAGCTCTACATCATCTATAACATGCTTGAG GTGGCTGATcgtttgttttcttcatttggaCAAGATATTTTGGATGCTCTTTATTGGACTGCTACAGAAcctaaggaaaggaaaagagccCATATAGGTGTGATTCCTCACTTCTTCATGGCAGTGCTGTATGTCT TCCTGCATGCTATTCTTATAATGGTTCAAGCAACAACCCTTAATGTGGCCTTCAACTCTCATAATAAATCACTACTTACCATCATGATGTCCAATAAC TTCGTTGAGATAAAAGGAAGTGTTTTCAAGAAGTTTGAGAAGAACAATCTTTTTCAAATGTCAAATAGCG atATAAAAGAGAGGTTCACCAATTATGTGCTGCTACTAATTGTATGTCTAAGAAATATGGAACAGTTCTCATGGAATCCAG ATCATCTTTGGGTGTTAttcccagatgtttgcatggTGGTTGCTTCGGAAATTGCAGTGGATATTGTGAAACATGCCTTTATTACAAAATTCAATGACATCACAGCAGAT GTCTACAGTGAGTACAGAGCCAGTCTTGCATTTGACCTTGTTAGCAGTCGACAAAAAAAT gCCTATACAGATTATAGTGACTCAGTTTCCAGAAGAATGGGTTTTATTCCTCTTCCACTGGCTGTTTTA CTCATGAGAGTCGTAACAAGCTCAATAAAAGTTCAAGGAGTCTTAGCCTATGTCTGTGTTGTGCTCTTCTACTGTGG GTTAATATCCCTAAAAGTCCTTAACAGTATTGTATTGCTGGGGAAATCATGTCAGTATGTAAAGGAAgcaaaaatggaagagaaattaTTCAATCCTGTCCCGAGTGCCTCTGCAGGGAAGCCAGCTGGCAAACCACAAAGCATGTTTAAATCTACCCATG GATTTTCCACAGATGAAAATGGATCTGCGTCAGTTACCAATCAGCCTGTGCATCAGAAAGACAGTCCACCATCTTTACTTGTAACAAGCAATTCCGATCAATTCCTGACAACTcctgatggagaagaaaaagatataaGCCAAGACAGTTCAGAATTAAAACACAGGTCTTCGAAGAAAGACTTGCTGGAGATAGACAGGTTTACTATTTGTGGAAACAGAATTGACTAA